A region of Pseudomonas putida DNA encodes the following proteins:
- a CDS encoding OprD family porin, translating into MLKTRISLVALAMIAATQAQANEQADSKGFIEDSHANVLLRNAYINRDKKHGTDDQIEWGQGVIANFSSGFTQGTVGVGVDAFGLYALRLDGGKGHNGGGGVDFFKPHETKNADGNASSPHNLARGGAAVKFRISNTVLKYGDQMPALPVLQYDDARLLPESFTGTLITSKEIEGLELNAGRFTQEARKSAERRDGGGLKSINVFGGSYKFTDNFTASLYTADNEDVMKKHYLGLNYVFPIASDQSLTLDFNGYKSDIDKKYVQAAGLNGDSNTIWSLAATYAYGAHSFTLAHQRSTGSTGYNYGFYQNAGGVGDGGSTIYLANSYWSDFNAEDERSWQLGYGLDFGAYGVPGLTYKLAYVVGDNINTRNGANPQGFGEGKEREIFNQIRYVVQDGPAKDLSIKLRSSFVRTNNAVQQNGYNDDGNEVRVFVEYPISIF; encoded by the coding sequence ATGTTGAAAACCAGGATCAGCCTGGTCGCCTTGGCGATGATCGCCGCGACCCAGGCACAGGCCAATGAGCAGGCCGACAGCAAGGGCTTTATCGAAGACAGCCACGCCAATGTGCTGCTGCGCAACGCCTACATCAACCGTGACAAGAAGCACGGTACCGATGACCAGATCGAATGGGGCCAAGGCGTCATCGCCAACTTCTCCTCCGGTTTCACCCAGGGCACCGTCGGTGTCGGCGTCGACGCATTCGGCCTGTATGCCCTGCGTCTGGACGGCGGCAAAGGCCACAACGGTGGTGGCGGCGTCGACTTCTTCAAACCGCACGAGACCAAGAACGCCGACGGCAACGCCAGCTCGCCGCATAACCTGGCCCGTGGCGGCGCTGCCGTGAAATTCCGCATCTCCAACACCGTGCTCAAGTACGGTGACCAGATGCCAGCACTGCCAGTGCTGCAGTACGACGACGCACGTCTGCTGCCAGAAAGCTTCACCGGTACCTTGATCACCTCCAAAGAGATCGAGGGCCTGGAACTGAACGCCGGTCGCTTCACCCAGGAAGCGCGCAAGAGTGCCGAGCGTCGTGACGGTGGTGGCCTGAAGTCGATCAACGTCTTCGGCGGTAGCTACAAGTTCACCGACAACTTCACCGCTTCGCTGTACACCGCAGACAACGAAGACGTGATGAAGAAGCACTACCTGGGCTTGAACTACGTCTTCCCGATCGCCAGCGACCAGTCCCTGACCCTGGACTTCAACGGCTACAAGTCGGACATCGACAAGAAGTACGTCCAGGCCGCCGGCCTCAACGGCGACTCCAACACCATCTGGAGCCTGGCAGCCACTTACGCGTACGGTGCACACTCGTTCACCCTCGCGCATCAGCGCAGCACTGGCAGCACCGGCTACAACTACGGCTTCTACCAGAACGCCGGTGGCGTGGGTGACGGTGGCTCGACCATCTACCTGGCCAACTCGTACTGGTCCGACTTCAACGCCGAAGACGAGCGCTCCTGGCAGCTGGGCTACGGCCTGGACTTCGGCGCCTACGGCGTACCGGGCCTGACCTACAAGCTGGCCTACGTGGTGGGTGACAACATCAACACCCGCAACGGCGCCAACCCACAAGGCTTCGGTGAAGGTAAAGAGCGCGAGATCTTCAACCAGATCCGTTACGTGGTTCAGGACGGCCCGGCCAAAGACCTGTCGATCAAGCTGCGTAGCTCGTTCGTGCGTACCAACAATGCTGT